The Mammaliicoccus sciuri genome window below encodes:
- a CDS encoding NupC/NupG family nucleoside CNT transporter has protein sequence MFLIINIIGLLVFIGVAFLFSRDKKNVDWKSVLILIVINLVLAWFFTQFSFGARFVKGAADGVSWLLESAFSGIGFAFGSFTAPGPGKMDMAVSALLPILLVVPVFDILMYLGILPKFISMLGWVISKITRQPKFESFFSIEMMFLGNTEALAVSSKQLTSMNKVRVLTLAMMSMSSVSGAIVGAYVTMIPGEYVLTAIPLNIINAIIVTTILNPFDLDPEDDVVAEIDEGEKQPFFSFLGDSVINAGKLVLIIIAFVIAFVAIADLINKLLGIMDPIPYLPNIRLEYILGIFMFPFAILLGMPVGEAWVVAQQMALKIVTNEFVVMSTISKEVSEYSTHRAAVISTFLVSFANFSTIGMIIGTLKGIVKEDVSNFVSKYVPMMLLSGILVSLLTAAFVGLFAW, from the coding sequence ATGTTTTTAATCATCAACATAATTGGTTTGTTGGTATTCATTGGTGTCGCTTTTCTTTTTTCTAGAGACAAAAAGAATGTTGATTGGAAATCAGTCTTAATACTAATTGTCATTAACTTAGTATTAGCATGGTTCTTCACACAATTTTCTTTCGGAGCGAGATTCGTTAAAGGTGCGGCTGACGGCGTATCATGGCTTTTAGAATCTGCTTTTTCGGGAATTGGATTTGCATTTGGTAGCTTTACAGCACCAGGACCAGGGAAAATGGATATGGCAGTTTCAGCGTTACTACCAATTTTACTAGTTGTACCAGTATTCGATATTTTAATGTATTTAGGTATTTTACCGAAATTTATTTCAATGTTAGGTTGGGTTATTTCAAAAATAACAAGACAACCTAAATTTGAGTCATTCTTCTCAATTGAAATGATGTTCTTAGGAAATACGGAAGCTTTAGCAGTTTCATCTAAACAATTAACATCTATGAATAAAGTCAGAGTACTTACGCTTGCAATGATGTCTATGAGTTCTGTATCAGGGGCAATTGTTGGTGCGTATGTCACAATGATACCAGGAGAATATGTATTAACAGCAATACCATTAAACATCATTAATGCGATTATTGTAACAACAATTTTAAATCCATTTGATTTAGACCCAGAAGATGATGTTGTGGCTGAGATAGACGAAGGGGAAAAACAGCCATTCTTCTCATTCTTAGGGGATTCAGTTATTAATGCAGGTAAACTTGTATTAATCATTATCGCATTTGTTATCGCATTTGTTGCGATTGCAGACTTGATCAATAAATTACTAGGTATTATGGATCCAATTCCATATTTACCAAACATAAGATTAGAGTATATCCTCGGAATCTTCATGTTCCCATTTGCAATTTTACTTGGTATGCCAGTTGGAGAAGCGTGGGTAGTTGCTCAACAAATGGCACTTAAGATTGTAACAAATGAATTTGTTGTCATGAGCACGATCAGTAAAGAAGTAAGTGAATATTCAACACATAGAGCAGCAGTAATTAGTACATTCTTAGTATCATTTGCTAATTTCTCTACTATTGGTATGATAATAGGTACTTTGAAAGGTATCGTCAAAGAAGATGTATCTAATTTCGTATCTAAATACGTACCAATGATGTTGTTATCAGGTATATTAGTATCACTATTAACAGCAGCATTCGTTGGATTATTTGCTTGGTGA
- a CDS encoding type I toxin-antitoxin system Fst family toxin, giving the protein MTTAFVNIIAPIICGCAIAYYSHWLENRKKK; this is encoded by the coding sequence ATGACAACTGCTTTTGTCAATATCATTGCACCCATTATATGTGGATGTGCAATAGCTTACTATTCTCATTGGTTAGAGAATCGTAAGAAAAAATAA
- a CDS encoding MarR family winged helix-turn-helix transcriptional regulator yields the protein MDIPPINKQLGFMLYVASKELIKKYTPILKKYNLTYTGYIVLVAIDKNEVINIKTLGDRLYLDSGTLTPLLKKLEEKGFVNRERAINDERNLRVSLTESGVETQGQILEEIYKAFKDLNMDTEQFNELRDSVESFIQTNLNNDKDA from the coding sequence ATGGATATACCACCAATCAACAAACAACTTGGATTCATGTTATATGTTGCGTCAAAAGAGCTTATAAAAAAATATACACCGATATTGAAGAAATATAACCTAACATATACAGGTTATATCGTTCTTGTAGCTATAGATAAAAACGAAGTAATCAATATTAAAACTTTAGGCGACAGACTATACTTAGATTCTGGGACTTTAACACCGTTATTAAAGAAACTTGAAGAAAAAGGATTCGTTAATCGTGAAAGAGCGATTAATGATGAAAGAAACTTACGTGTTTCTCTTACTGAATCAGGTGTCGAAACACAAGGTCAAATCTTAGAAGAAATTTACAAAGCATTCAAAGATTTGAACATGGATACCGAGCAATTTAACGAATTAAGAGATTCAGTAGAATCATTTATTCAAACAAATCTTAATAATGACAAAGATGCATAA
- a CDS encoding ABC transporter permease, protein MSSFVFILKEQVKNIYLIKRLANFEIRIANTNNYLGTAWELINPMIQIAIYWFIFGLGFKNNQQIEGIPFIYWLIVGISMWFFINQGILDGTRSITMKYYQVAKMNFPISILPSYIVVSKFYSHLVLLGIITLICFIAGFTPSIYLIQLLIFIPYALLLSISIAIFTSTLNVIIRDTQMIIQALMRMLFFVSSILYLPDNKIVINIIKYNPIYFLAEGYRSAILYKEWFFINNWDLVIYNFAFLLITFIIGSYVNFKYRDYFSDFM, encoded by the coding sequence ATGTCATCTTTTGTATTCATTTTAAAAGAACAGGTTAAAAATATTTATTTAATTAAAAGGTTAGCTAATTTTGAAATTAGAATTGCAAATACGAATAACTATTTAGGTACGGCATGGGAGTTAATAAACCCTATGATCCAAATTGCAATATACTGGTTTATTTTTGGCCTTGGATTTAAAAACAATCAGCAAATAGAAGGTATTCCCTTTATTTATTGGTTAATAGTTGGAATAAGTATGTGGTTTTTTATTAATCAGGGGATTCTAGATGGAACTAGGTCTATTACTATGAAATATTATCAAGTAGCAAAAATGAACTTTCCAATTTCAATCTTACCTAGTTATATCGTAGTGAGTAAATTTTATAGTCATTTAGTGCTATTGGGCATTATAACTTTAATATGCTTTATTGCTGGATTTACACCATCTATATATTTAATACAATTATTAATATTTATTCCATATGCACTTTTACTCTCGATATCTATAGCTATATTTACATCGACTTTAAATGTGATAATAAGAGACACTCAAATGATTATACAAGCATTAATGAGAATGTTATTTTTTGTATCGTCTATTCTTTATCTACCAGATAATAAAATTGTCATAAATATCATCAAATATAACCCCATTTATTTTCTGGCTGAGGGATACCGTTCAGCGATTCTATATAAAGAATGGTTCTTTATTAATAATTGGGATTTAGTGATATATAACTTTGCTTTTCTCTTAATCACTTTTATAATCGGATCATATGTTAACTTTAAATATAGAGATTACTTTTCAGATTTTATGTAG
- a CDS encoding threonine/serine exporter family protein: protein MNQQRYPKSLVQEIVMNAGLVLLEAGSEAFRVEDTMYRMAKRLGYPNNQCYVSSTIINFALDIDDNIRVYRVSKRDTNLGNIHRVNNISRMLDKGQISAEEALKRIRTIHKSPLPYSLPFKMIAAGFISIFFLYLFSGHKEYIIATFIGGAIGYSIVEILHSWTRVKFIAEIIAASVIALIAIYNQMLFGGEALNIAIISAVMPIVPGVLITNAIQDLFLGQLLVGISKGLEATFTSIAIGVGVGIVLLIFS from the coding sequence ATGAATCAACAACGTTATCCTAAATCTTTAGTTCAAGAAATTGTGATGAATGCCGGTTTAGTCTTGTTAGAAGCGGGATCGGAGGCTTTTCGAGTTGAAGATACGATGTATAGAATGGCTAAACGATTAGGGTATCCGAATAATCAATGTTATGTCAGTTCAACGATTATAAATTTCGCTTTAGATATTGATGATAATATTAGAGTTTATAGAGTTAGTAAACGAGATACTAATTTAGGTAATATCCACCGAGTAAATAATATTTCTAGAATGTTAGATAAAGGGCAAATATCTGCTGAAGAAGCATTGAAACGTATTCGTACTATACATAAATCCCCATTACCATACTCGTTACCGTTTAAAATGATTGCTGCAGGTTTTATTTCAATTTTCTTCCTATATTTATTTAGTGGACATAAAGAATATATCATCGCTACATTTATTGGCGGTGCAATAGGTTATTCTATAGTAGAAATCCTACATTCATGGACACGTGTTAAATTTATAGCAGAAATTATAGCGGCAAGTGTCATCGCTTTAATCGCCATTTATAATCAAATGTTATTTGGAGGAGAAGCTTTAAATATTGCGATTATATCTGCAGTCATGCCGATCGTGCCAGGTGTACTTATAACGAATGCGATTCAAGATTTATTTTTAGGACAATTATTAGTTGGTATATCTAAAGGATTAGAAGCAACTTTTACTTCTATTGCCATTGGTGTAGGTGTAGGTATCGTGTTGTTAATATTCTCATAA
- a CDS encoding GNAT family N-acetyltransferase, with protein MHTIEITAIQENEIEALSTICRTTFKDIFIDDIPQEDMDQYFEEAYNHEILLSELQNKESWYFFAKINQEIAGYMKLNIGSAQTEPMGDDYLEVQRLYIYKQFQSKGIGSELMKKAFEIAKEQHKSKLWLGVWEHNHQALNFYTKHGYKIVGSHQFVAGNDISTDYIVETEI; from the coding sequence ATGCATACAATCGAAATAACAGCTATTCAAGAAAATGAAATAGAAGCTTTATCAACAATATGTAGAACGACTTTTAAAGACATATTTATAGACGACATACCACAAGAAGATATGGATCAATATTTTGAAGAAGCATATAATCATGAAATACTTTTAAGCGAACTACAAAATAAAGAATCATGGTACTTCTTTGCCAAAATCAATCAAGAAATAGCAGGGTACATGAAGCTCAACATTGGATCTGCGCAAACAGAACCAATGGGAGATGACTATTTAGAAGTACAACGTTTATACATATATAAGCAATTTCAGTCAAAAGGAATCGGCAGTGAACTCATGAAAAAAGCCTTTGAAATTGCTAAAGAACAACACAAATCAAAACTATGGCTTGGCGTATGGGAACATAATCACCAAGCACTGAACTTCTATACTAAACATGGGTATAAAATAGTAGGTTCTCATCAATTCGTAGCTGGTAATGACATATCAACCGACTATATCGTTGAGACAGAAATATAA
- a CDS encoding DUF1648 domain-containing protein — MLKKVLDISSIVLWLISIILIMINYVDLPDKIPSHYNFAGDADAWSTKTFIFFMPVLGLLIWLMLHYLVSNPKLDKYIHVPSLYGQPNKAQIENAKLLIYFIKFEMMALFTFLVIKDLYTALGMPFKLGVWETIIILSVIGVTIIIFMARNYMLDKNENTK; from the coding sequence ATGCTCAAAAAAGTATTAGATATATCGAGTATTGTTTTGTGGTTAATTTCTATTATATTAATTATGATTAACTATGTCGATTTACCTGACAAAATACCGAGTCATTATAATTTTGCAGGAGATGCAGATGCATGGTCGACTAAGACTTTTATATTCTTTATGCCTGTATTAGGATTATTGATATGGCTTATGCTTCATTATTTAGTCAGTAATCCAAAGTTAGATAAATACATACATGTTCCATCACTTTATGGTCAACCAAATAAAGCCCAAATAGAAAATGCTAAATTATTAATTTACTTTATTAAATTTGAAATGATGGCATTATTTACATTTCTCGTCATTAAAGACTTGTATACGGCACTTGGCATGCCTTTTAAGTTGGGTGTATGGGAAACGATTATTATTTTAAGTGTGATAGGCGTGACGATTATCATATTTATGGCTCGAAATTATATGTTAGATAAAAATGAAAATACGAAATGA
- a CDS encoding aldo/keto reductase — MAKRVKLGKSNIEVNPIGLGTNAVGGHNLYPNLDEEQGKNVVRAALDNGVNLLDTAFIYGPGRSEELVGEVVKEYNREDVVIATKGAHYFDGDDTKLSNDPEFLKEQVENSLKRLQTDYIDLYYIHFPDDETPKDEAVAALQELKDAGKIKAIGVSNFTLEQLKEANKNGNVDVIQHEYNLLNRENEQILEYTAEHDITFIPYFPLAAGLLAGKYDENTTFDDLRAEKPEFQGEAFKENLKKVDKLREIAQEHGVDVAHIVLAYYLTKPSLDVIIPGAKRGEQVIDNLKTLEVNLTEENIQLIESLFPIA, encoded by the coding sequence ATGGCAAAACGCGTAAAATTAGGTAAATCAAATATTGAAGTTAATCCAATTGGTTTAGGAACAAATGCTGTTGGTGGTCATAATTTATATCCAAACCTTGATGAAGAACAAGGTAAAAATGTTGTAAGAGCTGCCCTAGACAATGGTGTTAATTTATTAGATACTGCTTTCATCTATGGTCCAGGAAGATCAGAAGAACTTGTCGGAGAAGTCGTTAAAGAATACAATCGCGAAGATGTCGTGATCGCTACTAAAGGTGCTCACTACTTTGACGGAGATGATACGAAATTATCAAACGACCCTGAATTTTTAAAAGAACAAGTTGAAAACAGCCTTAAAAGATTACAAACTGACTATATAGATTTATATTATATTCATTTCCCAGATGATGAAACACCTAAAGACGAAGCAGTTGCAGCTTTACAAGAATTAAAAGATGCCGGAAAAATTAAAGCAATCGGTGTTTCTAACTTCACATTAGAACAGCTTAAAGAAGCCAATAAAAATGGTAATGTAGATGTTATTCAACATGAATATAATTTATTAAACCGTGAGAATGAACAAATCTTGGAATATACAGCAGAACATGATATTACATTTATTCCATATTTCCCATTAGCTGCAGGATTATTAGCTGGTAAATATGATGAAAATACAACATTTGATGACTTACGAGCAGAAAAACCTGAATTCCAAGGTGAAGCTTTTAAAGAAAATCTAAAAAAAGTAGACAAACTTAGAGAAATCGCTCAAGAACATGGCGTAGACGTAGCACATATTGTGTTAGCATATTATTTAACAAAACCATCATTAGATGTGATCATACCAGGTGCTAAACGAGGCGAACAAGTTATCGACAACTTAAAAACATTAGAAGTCAACTTAACAGAAGAGAACATTCAACTTATAGAATCACTTTTCCCAATCGCATAA
- a CDS encoding Nramp family divalent metal transporter gives MTEKRERSKFSIFGPGMIITASFVRPGTVTTMTQGGAGFGYSLLWAVVFSIIATIALQEMVARLAFVTNEGLGEAIRDIFNHQLLKLITVWFSMIAVAVGCAAYISGDLLGTSLGAAYLLGIPENYIAPVIGIVILLIGLSCSYDLIEKVMTVLVLIMGVIFITTVIVIQPDFGAVLKGAFIPSIPNGSLLTIIALIGTTVVPYNFFIHASSIHERFNGIKDLRIVRIDTIVAIGLGGLISAAILITAGTLIHGKEVSSLVELSEPLKPILGDFAPIFMSVGLFSAGLSSAIASPMGAAATISSCLRWKGGVKSKKYRLVFAIVIFIGIITSSLGFEPLEVLLIAQALNGIILPLIAILIFVILNKKNMMGKFPNGIVLNIIGLFVVLVVSFLGVYSLIDAIQSFIG, from the coding sequence ATGACTGAAAAGAGAGAAAGAAGTAAGTTTAGTATTTTTGGTCCCGGAATGATTATTACTGCATCATTTGTTAGGCCTGGTACCGTTACAACCATGACTCAAGGTGGTGCAGGATTTGGATACAGCTTACTTTGGGCAGTAGTCTTCTCAATCATCGCAACGATTGCACTTCAAGAAATGGTTGCTCGATTGGCGTTTGTTACAAATGAAGGTTTAGGAGAAGCTATACGGGATATTTTTAATCACCAATTACTTAAACTCATCACAGTTTGGTTCAGTATGATTGCTGTCGCAGTTGGTTGTGCGGCATACATATCGGGGGATTTATTAGGGACATCGTTAGGTGCTGCCTATTTACTAGGCATTCCTGAAAATTATATTGCACCTGTCATTGGTATCGTTATTTTGTTAATCGGGTTAAGCTGTAGTTATGATTTAATAGAAAAAGTTATGACCGTACTCGTGCTCATTATGGGTGTCATTTTTATAACAACAGTAATCGTTATTCAACCAGATTTCGGTGCTGTCTTAAAAGGTGCCTTCATACCAAGCATACCTAACGGCTCATTATTAACCATCATCGCACTAATTGGTACAACAGTAGTACCTTATAATTTCTTTATCCATGCCAGTTCTATACATGAACGATTTAATGGTATAAAAGATTTAAGAATTGTAAGAATCGATACAATTGTTGCGATAGGATTAGGTGGACTGATTTCTGCTGCCATACTGATTACTGCAGGCACACTCATCCATGGGAAAGAAGTCTCAAGTTTAGTCGAATTATCTGAACCACTTAAGCCAATTTTAGGTGACTTTGCGCCTATTTTCATGAGTGTTGGCTTATTCTCAGCTGGTTTATCTTCAGCAATTGCCTCTCCAATGGGTGCTGCAGCAACAATCAGTAGCTGTCTCCGTTGGAAAGGTGGCGTGAAAAGTAAAAAATATAGACTCGTGTTCGCAATCGTTATTTTCATAGGTATCATCACCTCTTCACTCGGATTCGAACCATTAGAAGTCTTACTCATTGCACAAGCATTAAATGGCATCATTTTACCACTCATCGCAATATTAATCTTTGTAATATTAAATAAGAAGAATATGATGGGTAAATTTCCAAACGGCATCGTCCTTAACATCATCGGACTATTTGTCGTACTCGTCGTATCATTTTTAGGTGTTTACAGTTTAATAGATGCTATACAAAGCTTTATCGGATAA
- a CDS encoding aldo/keto reductase yields MENYHLNDGQVLPQVGFGTYKLNGSSGVHAIVNALNNGYRILDTAYNYENEGTVGKAIQESHVSRDQIIVTSKLPGRYHSYDQAITAIQESIYRLGVEYIDLYLIHWPNPKQGKYVEAWKALIDAQKLGLIKSIGVCNFLEEHIDTLEKETGVLPAVNQIELHPYFNQKDVLEYHQEKGIIIEAWSPLGRATEVINDKEIGKIAEKYNKTIPQIILKWHVQNGIVPIPKSTSNARQLQNLDVFDFYLESEDLHAIDALTKADGRIKDQDPATYEEF; encoded by the coding sequence ATGGAAAATTATCATTTAAATGATGGACAAGTGTTACCGCAAGTAGGATTTGGTACGTATAAATTAAACGGATCATCTGGCGTTCATGCAATCGTAAATGCATTAAACAACGGATATCGCATATTGGATACTGCCTATAATTACGAAAATGAAGGTACTGTCGGTAAAGCGATACAAGAAAGCCATGTTAGTCGCGATCAAATTATCGTAACATCAAAGCTACCTGGTCGTTATCATAGTTATGATCAAGCCATTACTGCGATACAAGAATCGATTTATCGATTAGGTGTAGAATATATTGACTTATATTTAATTCACTGGCCAAACCCTAAACAAGGCAAATATGTAGAAGCTTGGAAAGCACTCATAGATGCACAGAAACTTGGCCTTATTAAATCTATTGGTGTCTGTAATTTCTTAGAAGAACATATTGATACATTAGAAAAAGAAACTGGCGTACTACCTGCAGTTAACCAAATAGAATTACATCCTTATTTCAACCAAAAAGATGTACTCGAATATCATCAAGAAAAAGGTATTATAATAGAAGCTTGGAGTCCATTAGGTCGCGCTACAGAAGTTATAAACGATAAAGAAATTGGTAAAATCGCTGAAAAATATAATAAAACAATTCCACAAATCATTTTAAAATGGCACGTTCAAAATGGTATTGTCCCAATTCCAAAATCAACATCTAATGCTAGACAACTACAAAATTTAGATGTGTTTGATTTCTATTTAGAATCAGAAGATTTACACGCAATCGATGCATTAACAAAAGCTGATGGACGTATTAAAGATCAAGATCCAGCAACTTATGAAGAATTTTAA
- a CDS encoding DNA-3-methyladenine glycosylase I: MSECTWPSSDLMKKYHEDEWCRINKNDDYIFEMLSLEGAQAGLSWETVIQKREDYQAAFKQFKINQCAALTDEELVNIKTEYNVIKHLGKIKSVKSNALLVQEIQQTYGSFADFLWSYVDGEPIINEWHDMSEVPAETNLSIKLSKDLKKLGFKFVGPKIMYSFLQSIGIIDDHLITCPYHSYNRNKKG, translated from the coding sequence ATGTCTGAATGTACTTGGCCAAGTAGTGATTTAATGAAAAAATATCACGAAGATGAATGGTGTAGAATTAATAAAAATGATGATTACATCTTTGAAATGTTATCATTAGAAGGTGCGCAAGCTGGTCTGTCATGGGAAACGGTTATTCAAAAGCGTGAAGATTATCAAGCAGCTTTTAAACAATTTAAAATTAATCAATGCGCAGCCTTAACAGATGAAGAATTAGTAAACATTAAAACTGAATATAATGTCATTAAACATTTAGGTAAGATAAAGTCCGTAAAAAGTAATGCATTATTAGTTCAAGAAATACAACAAACATATGGTAGCTTTGCAGATTTTCTATGGTCATATGTAGATGGCGAGCCGATTATAAATGAATGGCATGACATGTCAGAAGTTCCGGCAGAAACAAATCTTTCTATTAAATTAAGTAAAGACTTAAAGAAATTAGGTTTCAAATTTGTTGGACCTAAAATTATGTATTCTTTCTTGCAAAGCATCGGTATTATCGATGACCATCTCATCACCTGTCCATATCACAGTTATAATAGAAATAAAAAGGGTTAG
- a CDS encoding AAA family ATPase yields MIIWLNGAYGSGKTTVAFELNKRLSKSFVYDPENLGFFIRHNIPKNLHKDNFQDHDQWRYFNYDLLKYIAESYDGIIIVPMTIINIEYYQEIIERLKQDGVRLDHYILYANKKTLNRRLNKRLELGETFARVQMDDCIEFFDNVVTEYKIYTDQLNVDQVVNEIAQKSQLKLLQNRSWLKRKLDRILTTFKHIR; encoded by the coding sequence ATGATTATCTGGTTAAATGGTGCATATGGTTCTGGAAAAACGACTGTGGCTTTTGAATTGAATAAGAGATTATCTAAATCTTTTGTTTATGATCCTGAAAATTTAGGTTTCTTTATACGTCATAATATACCTAAGAATTTACATAAAGATAATTTTCAAGACCATGATCAATGGAGATACTTTAACTATGATTTATTAAAGTATATAGCGGAATCATATGACGGTATAATCATTGTACCTATGACGATCATTAATATTGAGTACTACCAAGAAATTATTGAACGCTTAAAACAAGATGGGGTTCGATTAGATCATTATATATTGTATGCAAATAAGAAAACTTTAAATAGACGTTTGAATAAAAGATTGGAATTGGGAGAAACTTTTGCTCGTGTTCAAATGGACGACTGTATTGAGTTTTTTGATAATGTTGTTACAGAATATAAAATATACACAGATCAGTTAAATGTTGATCAAGTTGTAAATGAAATCGCTCAAAAAAGTCAATTAAAGTTATTACAAAATAGAAGTTGGCTAAAGAGAAAACTTGATAGAATTTTAACGACATTTAAGCATATTAGATGA
- a CDS encoding YtoQ family protein — MTNLTIYLAGQIHDNWREEITQKAEQHNLPLTFVGPQTNHDRSDNIGESILGEQPNNYYKDHAASDINNFRAQVLMNKADVVIALFGEKYKQWNTAMDASTAIALNKPLILIRPTDLIHPLKELSNKANVTVETVDQALEVLKYIYE; from the coding sequence ATGACAAATTTAACAATTTATTTAGCAGGACAAATTCATGATAATTGGAGAGAAGAAATCACTCAGAAGGCTGAACAGCATAATTTACCACTAACGTTTGTTGGTCCACAAACTAACCATGATCGTTCTGATAATATTGGCGAATCTATTTTAGGTGAACAACCTAATAATTATTATAAAGATCATGCTGCTTCTGATATTAATAATTTTCGTGCGCAAGTGTTAATGAATAAAGCAGATGTTGTCATTGCATTATTTGGTGAAAAATATAAACAATGGAATACAGCAATGGATGCTTCTACAGCGATTGCTTTAAACAAGCCGTTAATACTTATACGACCAACTGACTTAATTCACCCGCTTAAAGAGTTATCTAACAAAGCGAATGTCACTGTTGAAACAGTAGACCAAGCATTAGAAGTCCTTAAATATATTTACGAATAA
- a CDS encoding type I toxin-antitoxin system Fst family toxin gives MTIAFINIIAPIICGCAIAYFSHWLENRKKK, from the coding sequence ATGACAATTGCTTTCATCAATATCATTGCACCCATTATTTGTGGATGTGCAATAGCTTACTTTTCTCATTGGTTAGAGAATCGTAAGAAAAAATAA
- a CDS encoding GNAT family N-acetyltransferase: MKFNKIASVENNSIIRDLFQNILNIESIKDVEEYYSITENELYSVSNNERIVGLVGLISTEQEVVIKHIAIQSHIQNKGLGTEIINKIHQLFPKQKLVAKTDNDAVGFYTKLGFKIISLGEKYPGVIRYKCIKEF; encoded by the coding sequence ATGAAATTCAACAAAATAGCCAGTGTCGAAAATAACTCAATTATTAGGGATTTATTTCAAAATATATTGAACATAGAAAGTATAAAAGATGTTGAAGAGTATTACAGTATAACTGAAAATGAACTGTATTCTGTTAGTAATAATGAACGTATAGTAGGACTAGTGGGGTTAATCAGTACTGAACAAGAAGTTGTGATTAAACATATCGCTATTCAAAGTCACATACAGAATAAAGGGCTAGGAACTGAGATTATAAATAAAATACATCAATTATTCCCTAAACAGAAGTTAGTAGCTAAAACAGATAATGACGCAGTAGGTTTTTATACTAAACTAGGATTTAAAATTATTTCTTTAGGGGAGAAATATCCAGGAGTTATTAGATATAAGTGTATCAAAGAGTTCTGA
- a CDS encoding threonine/serine exporter family protein, with amino-acid sequence MVITIILKIVFSFGTAFFFALLFNSPKYLLTPAGIVGAIGWIAFQTGMIVNGSDVQSSFIGGLFIGVAGHIMSRKFFSPVILFIIPGIIPLVPGGTAYEAIKNLILNDYHEALITMIKVALISSSIALGLLIADLLSKVYYTFKKHRQLNKVK; translated from the coding sequence ATGGTTATTACGATAATATTAAAGATTGTATTTAGTTTTGGTACGGCTTTCTTTTTTGCTTTATTATTTAATTCACCTAAATATTTATTAACCCCGGCTGGTATCGTTGGTGCCATCGGGTGGATTGCTTTTCAAACGGGTATGATAGTCAATGGATCTGATGTACAATCTTCATTTATTGGCGGTTTGTTTATAGGTGTGGCAGGACATATCATGAGTAGAAAATTCTTCTCACCAGTTATTCTCTTTATTATTCCTGGTATCATACCGCTTGTACCTGGTGGCACAGCCTATGAAGCGATTAAAAATTTAATATTAAATGATTATCATGAAGCATTAATTACGATGATAAAAGTTGCGCTTATCTCAAGTTCAATAGCACTTGGGTTGCTCATAGCAGATTTATTATCGAAAGTTTACTATACATTTAAGAAACATCGACAATTAAATAAAGTTAAATAA